A window of the Tiliqua scincoides isolate rTilSci1 chromosome 5, rTilSci1.hap2, whole genome shotgun sequence genome harbors these coding sequences:
- the LOC136653657 gene encoding olfactory receptor 10G6-like, whose product MKCENQTSLTEFVLIGFPYPKNLKGPLFIFFLLIYLLTLFGNLLILLVVVSSPQLHKPMYWFLCHLSFLDLTVSTVVVPKVIARFVEGGEVLSFSGCVCQLFFFHFLGCTECFLYTLMAYDRFLAICKPLHYGTIMNRRTCILLAIGVWFGGCLHSIIETALVFRLPFGWRNQVNYIFCDIPAVLKLVCADTTLNELVTTVDVGLVAITCFFLILTSYVYIVSAILKISSAEGRQRAFSTCTAHVTVVVTYYVPLVFIYLRPGSQDPLDGVVAVFYTSLTPLLNPIIYTLRNKDIKVAVVRLSNKTP is encoded by the coding sequence ATGAAATGTGAAAATCAAACATCATTAACTGAGTTTGTCCTCATTGGATTTCCATACCCTAAGAATCTGAAGGGTCCTTTGTTCATCTTTTTCCTGCTTATCTACCTACTGACCCTCTTTGGAAACCTGCTGATTCTATTGGTGGTTGTGTCCAGTCCCCAGCTGCACAAGCCCATGTACTGGTTCCTCTGCCATTTGTCCTTTCTGGACCTGACCGTCTCCACCGTGGTGGTGCCCAAGGTGATTGCTCGATTTGTAGAGGGTGGGGAAGTGCTGTCCTTTAGTGGCTGTGTGTGCCAGCtcttcttcttccacttccttGGCTGCACAGAATGCTTCCTCTACACTCTGATGGCCTATGACCGCTTCCTAGCCATCTGCAAGCCACTACATTATGGCACCATCATGAACCGCAGGACATGCATTCTCCTGGCCATAGGTGTGTGGTTTGGTGGCTGCCTTCACTCCATCATAGAGACTGCCCTAGTTTTTCGCCTGCCATTTGGCTGGAGAAACCAGGTGAACTACATCTTCTGTGACATCCCAGCTgtcctgaaattggtttgtgctGATACAACACTCAATGAGCTGGTGACTACGGTTGATGTTGGCCTTGTAGCCATCACTTGCTTCTTTCTTATCCTAACTTCCTACGTGTACATTGTGTCTGCCATCTTGAAGATCAGCAGCGCTGAAGGGCGCCAGAGGGCCTTCTCCACCTGCACAGCCCACGTTACTGTGGTGGTGACCTATTATGTGCCACTCGTCTTCATCTATCTGAGGCCTGGATCCCAAGATCCGCTGGATGGAGTGGTGGCTGTGTTCTACACTTCCCTGACTCCACTTCTGAATCCCATCATCTATACCCTGAGGAACAAGGACATCAAAGTCGCCGTGGTGAGACTGTCCAACAAGACACCCTAG
- the LOC136653658 gene encoding olfactory receptor 10G6-like: MGCENQTVPLYFVLLGIPYPPELHGPLCFFFVCIYLLTLLSNLLVLCAVVFEPQLHKPMYWFLCHMSILDIAISTVVVPKVIAGFWEGGGIISFGGCVLQLFFYHFVGCTECFIFNVMAYDRFLAICRPLHYGTIMNLKSCLGLALGTWVGGCLHSAMETALIFRLPYGQENEVSYIFCDIPPLLKLACADTSLNKMVTLIDVGVVALTCVFLMLTSYVYIVSAVLRIDSADGRRRAFSTCTSHVIVVMICYVPLFFTYFRPGVQDPLGGVVAVFYTTVTPFLNPVIYTMRNKEMRAAILRLKGRKALWVLNSR; encoded by the coding sequence ATGGGATGTGAAAATCAAACAGTacccctttattttgtcctcttgGGGATTCCGTACCCTCCAGAGTTACATGGCCCCTTGTGTTTCTTCTTTGTGTGCATCTACTTGCTGACCCTCCTAAGTAATCTCTTGGTGCTCTGTGCAGTTGTATTTGAACCACAGTTACACAAGCCCATGTACTGGTTCCTTTGCCACATGTCCATCTTGGATATTGCCATTTCCACTGTGGTGGTGCCCAAGGTGATTGCTGGGTTTTGGGAAGGCGGTGGGATTATTTCCTTTGGGGGATGCGTCCTTCAACTCTTCTTCTATCACTTTGTGGGCTGCACGGAGTGCTTCATCTTTAACGTGATGGCTTATGACCGCTTCTTGGCCATCTGCCGGCCACTGCACTATGGCACCATCATGAACCTCAAGTCGTGTCTCGGTCTTGCTCTGGGCACTTGGGTTGGTGGTTGTTTGCACTCAGCCATGGAGACAGCTCTGATTTTCCGCTTGCCCTACGGGCAAGAGAATGAGGTGAGCTATATCTTTTGTGACATCCCACCCCTGCTGAAGCTTGCTTGTGCAGATACGTCGCTCAACAAGATGGTGACCTTGATTGACGTTGGTGTTGTGGCACTCACTTGTGTCTTTCTGATGCTGACTTCCTACGTGTACATTGTCTCCGCAGTCTTGAGGATTGACAGTGCCGACGGACGCCGGCGTGCCTTTTCCACTTGCACATCCCATGTCATTGTGGTCATGATATGTTATGTTCCACTCTTTTTTACttattttagaccaggggtccaggacccactgggtggggtgGTGGCTGTTTTCTACACCACAGTGACTCCCTTCCTCAACCCTGTTATTTACACAATGAGAAACAAGGAGATGAGAGCTGCTATCTTGAGACTGAAAGGCAGGAAAGCATTGTGGGTGCTCAATAGCAGATGA
- the LOC136653659 gene encoding olfactory receptor 10D3-like, which yields MYSENLKARCRNGSNQENHSVVTHFILLGIPNTEGLENILFVVFLVFYLCTLLGNVMIITAILLDFRLHTPMYFFLCNLAVLDIGFSSVSTPKMLANFLAQTRTISLGGCMSQVFFYHFMGCSECLLYTVMAYDRHVAICHPLRYMVIMNWKKCTILAIGTWTSGSIQGIVLTSLTFTLPYCGPNKVNYFFCDIFPVIKLACVDTATVEAASFNNVGVIGMTCFLLILLSYVHIFYCIVQMNSREGRHKAASTCASHLLVVTFFFGPCALIYTQPSLSGVLVTPVQIFGNIVTPMLNPLIYTLRNKEVKAALKKVMGSQVVS from the exons ATGTACTCTGAAAATCTCAAGGCACGTTGCAG AAATGGATCCAACCAGGAGAATCACTCCGTGGTGACTCATTTCATACTCCTTGGAATCCCCAACACTGAAGGCCTGGAGAATATCCTTTTCGTGGTCTTTCTAGTTTTCTACCTTTGCACGTTGTTGGGAAACGTGATGATTATAACAGCCATTTTATTAGACTTTCGCCTCcatacccccatgtacttcttcctttgCAACCTCGCCGTCCTGGACATTGGCTTCTCTTCTGTCAGCACACCAAAGATGTTGGCCAACTTTTTGGCCCAGACCAGAACTATTTCCCTAGGGGGCTGTATGTCTCAAGTCTTCTTCTACCACTTCATGGGATGTTCTGAATGCCTTCTGTACACTGTCATGGCTTACGATCGGCACGTTGCCATTTGTCACCCGTTGAGGTATATGGTCATTATGAACTGGAAGAAGTGCACCATCTTGGCCATCGGCACGTGGACTAGTGGTTCCATTCAAGGCATCGTTCTCACCAGTCTCACTTTCACACTTCCTTACTGTGGCCCCAACAAAGTGAACTACTTCTTCTGTGATATTTTTCCAGTGATCAAGCTGGCATGTGTCGATACGGCCACTGTTGAAGCTGCGAGTTTCAACAATGTTGGCGTAATAGGAATGACCTGCTTCCTTCTCATCCTTTTGTCTTACGTCcatatattttattgtattgtgcAGATGAACTCGAGAGAGGGGAGGCACAAGGCAGCCTCTACCTGCGCGTCACACCTGCTGGTGGTCACCTTCTTCTTCGGACCCTGTGCTTTGATTTATACCCAGCCGTCACTGAGTGGGGTTCTAGTTACCCCAGTGCAGATCTTTGGCAACATAGTTACCCCCATGCTCAACCCGCTCATCTACACGCTACGGAACAAGGAAGTGAAAGCAGCTCTGAAGAAAGTCATGGGGAGTCAGGTGGTCTCCTAG
- the LOC136652006 gene encoding olfactory receptor 10D3-like — protein MPNHTVILEFILLGIPHTEGIHDILFAVFLSFYLVTLTGNILILSAIISDARLHTPMYWFLCNLSVVDLGFSSISTPKFLANLWAGSRTISLGGCMCQVFFYHFLGSTECLLYTVMAYDRYAAICHPLRYTVIMNRRVCALLAFGTWFTSSFHATILTSLTFTLPYCGTNEVDYFLCDIFPVVKLACADTYIIETVSFTNIGVVPMACFCLILTSYIRIAISVLRMRSAESRRKAASTCASHLTVVCFFFGPCALLYTQPSLSDVLATPIQIFCNVVTPMLNPIIYTLRNKEVQAAFRKMRKG, from the coding sequence ATGCCAAACCACACAGTGATCCTGGAATTTATTCTCCTGGGAATCCCCCACACTGAAGGTATCCACGATATTCTCTTTGCCGTCTTTTTATCCTTCTATCTTGTCACTTTAACTGGTAATATCCTTATCCTATCTGCAATCATCTCTGATGCTCGCCTTCATACACCGATGTACTGGTTCCTCTGCAATCTCTCTGTGGTGGATCTTGGCTTCTCCTCCATCAGCACGCCAAAATTCCTGGCTAATCTCTGGGCAGGGAGCAGAACCATTTCCTTGGGGGGCTGCATGTGCCAGGTCTTCTTCTACCACTTTCTGGGCAGCACTGAGTGCCTCCTGTACACAGTCATGGCCTACGATCGTTATGCTGCCATCTGCCACCCGTTGAGGTATACTGTCATCATGAACCGCAGAGTGTGTGCCCTTCTGGCTTTTGGCACATGGTTCACCAGTTCATTCCATGCCACCATCTTGACCAGTCTGACTTTCACTCTGCCTTACTGTGGGACCAACGAGGTGGACTATTTCTTGTGTGACATTTTCCCAGTGGTCAAGTTGGCATGTGCCGACACCTACATCATTGAGACCGTGAGCTTCACCAACATCGGCGTGGTGCCCATGGCTTGCTTCTGCCTCATTCTCACTTCCTACATCAGAATTGCCATCTCAGTGCTGAGGATGCGCTCGGCAGAGAGCCGGCGCAAGGCAGCCTCTACTTGTGCATCGCATCTGACGGTAGTTTGCTTCTTCTTTGGCCCATGTGCCCTCCTCTATACCCAGCCATCTCTGAGTGATGTCTTAGCCACGCCAATTCAGATCTTCTGCAATGTAGTCACCCCCATGTTGAACCCGATCATCTACACACTGCGGAACAAGGAGGTTCAGGCAGCATTCAGAAAGATGAGAAAGGGCTAG